The Listeria welshimeri serovar 6b str. SLCC5334 genome has a window encoding:
- a CDS encoding pyruvate, water dikinase regulatory protein, which translates to MEKSVIIYVISDAIGETAQHIIRAVTAQFSLNKPADIRRHAFIRDEKALLETLEEAKAADGIVVQTLVQSPLAEYATDFCAQNNIPNIDLLHTLTAAVEAKTGLKSKQDPGNMRRLDSNYFDRIAAIEFAVKYDDCKDPRGLIDADIVLVGVSRTSKTPLSSFLANQNWKVANVPLVPEIPIPDELFQIPNERIIGLTTTPEKLAQIRKVRLKSIGLDESSSYSSEKRILEELEYGYDTFKKLGCQVIHVEDKAIEETAALITEIITSYH; encoded by the coding sequence ATGGAAAAATCGGTTATTATATACGTTATTTCAGATGCTATCGGAGAAACTGCTCAACATATTATTCGCGCGGTAACGGCACAGTTTTCACTTAATAAACCGGCTGATATTCGGCGCCATGCTTTTATTCGTGATGAGAAAGCTTTACTTGAAACGTTAGAAGAAGCAAAGGCCGCAGATGGTATCGTGGTGCAAACGCTCGTGCAATCTCCACTAGCCGAATATGCCACTGACTTTTGTGCTCAAAATAACATTCCTAACATCGATTTATTACATACTTTAACCGCCGCTGTGGAAGCAAAAACTGGTCTAAAATCCAAACAAGATCCCGGCAATATGCGTCGCCTTGATAGCAATTATTTTGATCGTATCGCCGCAATTGAATTCGCCGTTAAATATGATGATTGTAAAGACCCCCGCGGCTTAATAGATGCAGATATTGTCCTTGTTGGTGTTTCAAGAACGAGTAAAACTCCCCTAAGTAGTTTTCTTGCTAATCAAAATTGGAAAGTTGCAAATGTACCATTAGTTCCAGAGATTCCTATTCCAGATGAACTTTTTCAAATTCCTAATGAACGTATTATTGGTCTCACCACTACCCCAGAAAAACTGGCGCAAATTCGTAAAGTTCGATTGAAATCCATCGGTTTAGATGAATCAAGTAGCTATTCCAGTGAAAAACGTATTTTAGAAGAATTAGAATATGGTTATGACACTTTCAAAAAACTTGGCTGCCAGGTCATCCATGTAGAAGACAAAGCAATAGAAGAAACCGCTGCCCTAATCACGGAAATTATCACGAGTTACCACTAA
- the ppdK gene encoding pyruvate, phosphate dikinase: protein MRKFVYQFSEGSKDMKNLLGGKGANLAEMTNIGLPVPPGFIISTDACNDYTTGNKHLSEEIFEEVKIHLSKLETQTGKVFGSTENPLLVSVRSGAPFSMPGMMDTVLNLGLNDSAARGLADLTGDARSAYDSYRRFIQMFGDVVFEIPSYQFEQALSRIKKANNYLLDTELTADDLTELIDAYKLIFSQATGNDFPQNPLEQLRLAIIAVFDSWMNPRAVIYRRLHDIDASLGTAVNIQAMVFGNTGESSGTGITFTRNPSTGEKEVFGEFLLNAQGEDVVAGIRTPEPISALQMRMPMVYNELLKTCELLENHYLDMQDIEFTIEKGKLYVLQTRSGKRTAKAAIQTAVDFVHEGKITREEAIMRVETKQLHQLLHPAFHESALKNGHVIASGLPASPGAATGQIYFEAKEAVQAAERGISVILVRNETSPEDIEGMARSNAILTAHGGMTSHAAVVARGMGKCCIAGCSELTINEKEKTITLKTGEKLYEGDYLSLDGSSGNIYLGEIALTEASIGGHFDELMGWADAAKKLMIRVNADTPTDFKKALLFGAEGIGLCRTEHMFFDEKRIPYVRQMILAESLKERESVLTILKEMQKADFSELFRIAEGRSVNIRLLDPPLHEFLPKTDHEIEQLAQDMNRTVPQIRKRIEALAEANPMLGHRGCRLAITFPEIYRMQAEAIMESAVIVHDEGISVHPEIMIPLIATKSELSYIKKEIKQVIHAIFDRERMVLPYDIGTMIEIPRACVTADEIAEEAQFFSFGTNDLTQLTYGFSRDDATKFLADYYEKDILAKDPFMTIDKAGVGALVEMAVTRGRMTHEHLKMGVCGEHGGDPDSIQFFHQLGLTYVSCSPYRVPIARLAAAQAALGTKQLVATL from the coding sequence GTGAGAAAATTTGTTTATCAGTTCAGTGAAGGATCTAAAGACATGAAAAATCTATTAGGAGGAAAAGGCGCTAATTTGGCCGAAATGACGAATATTGGTTTACCTGTTCCTCCTGGTTTTATTATCTCGACCGATGCTTGTAATGATTACACAACTGGCAATAAACATCTATCCGAAGAGATTTTTGAAGAAGTGAAAATTCATTTGTCTAAACTCGAAACACAAACTGGAAAAGTTTTCGGAAGTACAGAAAATCCTCTCCTAGTTTCGGTACGTTCTGGTGCTCCTTTTTCGATGCCTGGCATGATGGATACCGTTTTAAATCTTGGTTTGAATGATTCTGCGGCTAGAGGCTTAGCTGATTTAACCGGTGACGCTCGTTCTGCATATGACTCCTATCGTCGTTTTATTCAAATGTTTGGTGATGTCGTTTTTGAAATTCCTAGCTATCAATTTGAACAGGCGCTGAGTCGTATTAAAAAAGCGAACAATTACCTTTTAGATACAGAATTAACTGCAGATGATTTGACTGAACTTATAGATGCTTATAAACTGATTTTCAGCCAAGCAACCGGCAATGATTTTCCGCAAAACCCTCTGGAACAACTAAGACTCGCAATTATCGCTGTCTTTGATTCGTGGATGAATCCTCGTGCTGTAATTTATCGTAGACTACATGATATAGATGCGAGCTTGGGTACTGCCGTGAATATTCAAGCCATGGTTTTTGGAAATACTGGCGAATCAAGTGGAACTGGAATTACTTTTACCCGAAATCCGTCGACTGGGGAAAAAGAAGTATTTGGCGAGTTTTTACTTAATGCACAAGGAGAAGATGTTGTAGCAGGTATTCGTACACCTGAACCGATAAGTGCGCTACAGATGAGAATGCCAATGGTTTACAACGAACTTCTTAAAACATGCGAACTTCTTGAAAACCACTACTTAGACATGCAAGATATTGAATTTACGATTGAAAAAGGAAAACTTTATGTCTTACAAACAAGAAGCGGGAAACGAACAGCTAAGGCAGCTATCCAAACAGCCGTTGATTTTGTTCATGAAGGAAAAATCACTCGAGAAGAAGCCATCATGCGAGTGGAAACGAAGCAACTACACCAATTACTTCATCCAGCCTTTCATGAAAGCGCTCTTAAAAATGGTCACGTAATCGCGTCTGGTTTACCTGCCAGCCCAGGTGCTGCAACAGGTCAAATTTATTTTGAAGCAAAAGAAGCAGTCCAAGCAGCCGAACGCGGAATTTCTGTCATTCTTGTACGGAACGAGACTTCTCCTGAAGATATTGAAGGCATGGCAAGAAGTAATGCTATTTTAACCGCACATGGTGGAATGACTTCTCACGCAGCCGTTGTTGCTCGTGGAATGGGCAAATGTTGTATAGCAGGCTGTTCTGAATTAACCATCAATGAAAAGGAAAAAACAATTACCCTTAAAACTGGCGAAAAGCTTTACGAAGGTGACTATCTTTCTCTTGATGGCAGTTCCGGCAATATTTACCTTGGCGAAATTGCACTCACAGAAGCGTCTATTGGCGGTCATTTTGATGAATTAATGGGCTGGGCTGATGCAGCGAAAAAACTGATGATTCGTGTTAATGCAGACACACCTACTGATTTTAAAAAAGCACTTTTATTTGGCGCAGAAGGTATTGGACTTTGCCGCACAGAGCATATGTTTTTTGATGAAAAGCGGATTCCATATGTAAGACAAATGATTTTAGCAGAGTCCTTAAAAGAACGTGAATCTGTTTTAACCATTTTAAAAGAAATGCAAAAAGCGGATTTTAGTGAGTTGTTCCGAATCGCAGAAGGTCGTTCAGTTAATATTCGTTTACTTGATCCGCCATTACATGAATTCTTACCAAAAACTGACCATGAAATCGAACAATTAGCACAAGACATGAACCGAACTGTTCCTCAAATAAGAAAGCGAATAGAAGCACTTGCAGAAGCTAATCCAATGCTTGGTCATCGCGGTTGCCGACTTGCCATTACTTTCCCAGAAATTTATCGTATGCAGGCCGAAGCAATTATGGAAAGCGCCGTTATCGTTCATGATGAAGGAATCTCTGTTCACCCAGAAATTATGATTCCACTTATTGCTACTAAAAGTGAACTAAGCTATATAAAAAAAGAAATAAAACAAGTAATCCATGCCATTTTTGATAGAGAAAGAATGGTGCTACCTTATGATATTGGTACGATGATAGAAATTCCTCGTGCTTGCGTAACTGCAGATGAAATCGCCGAGGAAGCACAATTCTTTAGCTTCGGGACAAATGATTTAACCCAACTAACTTATGGTTTCTCTCGTGATGATGCTACCAAATTCCTAGCTGACTATTACGAGAAAGATATTTTAGCAAAAGATCCATTTATGACAATTGATAAAGCCGGGGTTGGTGCTTTAGTAGAGATGGCTGTTACTCGAGGACGGATGACGCATGAACATTTAAAAATGGGTGTTTGTGGCGAACATGGTGGAGATCCAGATTCTATCCAATTCTTCCATCAATTAGGACTAACCTATGTTTCTTGCTCTCCTTATCGTGTACCTATTGCACGACTAGCAGCAGCTCAAGCAGCATTAGGCACTAAGCAATTAGTAGCTACTCTATAA
- a CDS encoding VOC family protein — protein MIEKIGQVMLYVENQAAVRDFWVEKLDFVVVSEEVVNGEIQWIEIAPTKGLETSFVLQNKKKVAEMNPDMNLGTPSILLFGKNVAELYETYKNKGITVGDLVDLPIGRVFNFADIEGNYFAICEK, from the coding sequence ATGATTGAAAAAATTGGTCAAGTAATGTTATATGTAGAAAATCAAGCAGCAGTAAGAGATTTTTGGGTAGAAAAATTAGATTTTGTTGTAGTTTCAGAAGAAGTTGTAAATGGAGAGATTCAGTGGATTGAAATAGCTCCAACAAAAGGATTAGAAACTTCTTTTGTACTCCAAAATAAAAAGAAAGTTGCTGAAATGAATCCAGATATGAACCTCGGAACACCGTCAATATTACTGTTTGGAAAAAATGTCGCAGAACTGTATGAAACATATAAAAATAAAGGAATAACGGTGGGGGATTTAGTAGATTTACCAATTGGCCGGGTCTTTAATTTTGCGGATATTGAAGGCAATTATTTTGCGATTTGTGAAAAATAA
- a CDS encoding aromatic acid exporter family protein, with the protein MRIGMRTVKTAIAATLAIILAEWLHLEYAVSAGIIAILSVQNTKKGSLQLAIQRVYSTVLALTIAAIFFMLIGYNAVSFGLYLLIFIPLAVKLHVADGIVVSSVLVSHILLEQSLSFFWFKNELLLMAVGAGIAIILNLYMPKMEDELKRSQQKIEAIMRQILTEMTQGLRNQSDYHDEFGLLNQLKGTLDYAQEKAARNLDNQFFSSSHYYSQYVDMRLVQYRILTQMKRHLVAFHHSSEQSMALAEITEKTAQTLDEHNTAEDLVAEITTMVHEFRSSKLPETREEFENRAILFQFMNDLRYLLEMKRDFYAEFGLKEKELTRGR; encoded by the coding sequence ATGCGGATTGGCATGCGAACGGTGAAAACCGCCATTGCAGCGACACTGGCGATTATTTTGGCGGAATGGCTCCATTTGGAATATGCAGTTTCGGCAGGAATTATCGCGATATTAAGTGTACAAAATACGAAAAAAGGATCTTTACAATTAGCGATTCAGCGAGTTTATTCGACTGTTTTAGCACTAACGATTGCAGCAATATTTTTTATGCTTATTGGTTATAATGCAGTGAGTTTTGGTCTTTATTTATTAATTTTTATTCCTTTAGCTGTGAAATTACACGTTGCTGACGGAATTGTTGTTAGCTCCGTCCTTGTATCACACATTTTATTAGAACAATCGCTATCATTCTTTTGGTTTAAAAATGAACTTTTACTTATGGCAGTCGGCGCGGGTATAGCTATTATTTTAAATTTATACATGCCAAAAATGGAAGATGAATTAAAGCGAAGCCAACAAAAAATTGAAGCAATCATGCGACAAATTTTGACAGAAATGACGCAGGGGCTCCGGAATCAGTCTGATTATCATGATGAATTTGGCTTATTAAACCAATTAAAGGGTACATTAGACTATGCACAAGAAAAAGCAGCGAGAAACTTAGATAATCAGTTCTTTTCCTCGTCACATTATTATTCTCAGTATGTGGATATGCGGCTTGTTCAATACCGGATTTTGACACAAATGAAGCGACATCTTGTAGCATTTCACCATTCTTCGGAGCAAAGCATGGCACTTGCGGAAATCACAGAAAAAACTGCACAGACTCTAGATGAACATAATACTGCTGAAGATTTGGTTGCTGAAATTACTACAATGGTACATGAATTTAGAAGCAGTAAGCTCCCTGAAACACGCGAAGAATTTGAAAATAGAGCAATTTTATTTCAATTTATGAATGATTTGCGCTATCTTTTAGAAATGAAGCGTGACTTTTATGCGGAGTTTGGTTTAAAAGAAAAAGAATTAACGAGAGGGCGATGA
- a CDS encoding DedA family protein — METWITGIMADFGYIGIFLLIMVENLFPPIPSEIILTFGGFMTTVSSLNVVMVIIVATLGSVVGAILLYKVASYFGKERLTKIVLKYGRILRLKESDIERAESFFLKYGSWAVFLCRMIPLIRSLISIPAGMTKMKMSRFLVLTTAGGLLWNTVLIGLGALLGESWNEIVVFMDSFSTIIYSIIAGLLIVGLAFFIRARFKKTLDEE; from the coding sequence TTGGAAACTTGGATTACAGGTATCATGGCTGATTTTGGCTATATAGGTATTTTTTTATTGATTATGGTAGAGAACTTGTTTCCGCCGATTCCCTCTGAGATTATCTTAACTTTTGGTGGATTTATGACAACCGTTTCGTCGCTAAATGTAGTGATGGTTATTATTGTAGCGACACTGGGTTCTGTTGTAGGTGCTATTTTACTTTATAAAGTGGCCTCGTATTTTGGAAAAGAACGGCTAACGAAAATTGTTTTAAAATATGGTCGAATATTGCGACTCAAAGAATCGGATATTGAACGAGCGGAAAGTTTCTTTTTGAAATACGGAAGCTGGGCAGTATTTTTATGTCGGATGATTCCGCTGATACGAAGCCTGATATCAATTCCAGCTGGCATGACGAAGATGAAAATGTCGCGATTCTTAGTCCTAACGACTGCGGGAGGCTTGCTTTGGAATACGGTTTTAATTGGACTTGGGGCTTTGCTAGGTGAATCATGGAATGAAATAGTTGTTTTCATGGATAGTTTTTCGACGATTATTTATAGCATTATAGCAGGACTTTTAATTGTGGGCTTAGCATTCTTTATTCGAGCACGTTTCAAAAAAACATTGGATGAAGAATAA
- a CDS encoding trypsin-like peptidase domain-containing protein, whose translation MKKLRTLTLMLAFTLFLLGGGIVVQAADDATIDEKVVGETVTNDGEDFIVDEISDLEDVNATEGTLDTSDAEEVDLSGIEVMKDEQEIIPGIKSIFGSDGRKLVTNTTQYPYSTSTYILMKFPSGNEFKGSGQIIGEDSVLTAAHCLYDKNEGGWATKVTVYPGYNGSVAPFGKANAKKIYIPKKWAKTEPPAEDYGVIKLDKNIGQKTGTMGLTTNTSGAITISGYHRDKNGKLFTQTGSISKTTANSVYYKLDTTGGSSGSGVYNSKKQILAVNAYEYRDRSEDNYGTRITKEKLNNIYSWAFDNNLAVSKQKGINYELHVQSKGWMGNVANSTTSGTVGLGLRAEAMKISLSGMPYSGDIQYRSHVQGNGWQGWLKNGEISGTRGQSKRLEAFQVKLTGNMAKNYTVQYRAHVQNKGWQSWVKDGATAGTTGESLRIEAVQMRLVAK comes from the coding sequence ATGAAAAAACTTAGAACACTTACTTTAATGCTTGCTTTTACTCTGTTCTTATTAGGTGGAGGAATTGTAGTTCAAGCAGCAGATGACGCAACAATCGATGAAAAAGTAGTTGGCGAAACAGTAACAAATGACGGGGAAGATTTTATTGTTGATGAAATTAGTGATTTAGAAGATGTTAATGCAACAGAAGGGACATTAGATACATCTGATGCGGAGGAAGTAGATTTATCAGGAATTGAAGTTATGAAGGATGAACAAGAAATTATTCCTGGCATTAAAAGTATTTTTGGATCAGACGGAAGAAAGCTCGTAACCAATACTACACAATATCCTTATTCTACAAGTACTTATATTTTAATGAAATTTCCAAGTGGAAATGAGTTTAAGGGAAGCGGGCAAATAATTGGTGAGGATTCTGTTCTAACTGCTGCTCACTGCCTATATGATAAAAATGAAGGCGGTTGGGCAACTAAAGTAACAGTCTATCCCGGGTATAATGGCTCAGTTGCGCCTTTTGGTAAAGCCAATGCTAAAAAAATCTATATACCAAAAAAATGGGCAAAAACAGAACCTCCCGCAGAAGATTATGGTGTTATTAAATTGGATAAAAATATAGGGCAAAAAACTGGTACGATGGGTTTAACAACAAATACATCTGGAGCAATTACTATTAGTGGTTATCACCGTGATAAAAATGGTAAATTGTTCACGCAAACAGGAAGTATTTCTAAAACAACGGCAAATAGTGTTTATTACAAATTAGATACAACTGGCGGTAGTAGTGGTAGCGGCGTTTATAACTCTAAAAAACAAATTCTAGCCGTAAATGCTTATGAATATAGAGATCGTTCAGAAGATAACTATGGTACTCGAATAACAAAAGAAAAACTAAACAATATCTATTCGTGGGCATTTGATAACAATCTAGCTGTAAGTAAGCAAAAGGGAATAAATTACGAACTTCATGTCCAAAGTAAAGGATGGATGGGGAACGTTGCCAATAGTACAACATCCGGTACAGTTGGACTTGGTTTGAGAGCAGAAGCAATGAAAATTAGTCTATCTGGGATGCCTTATTCTGGGGATATCCAGTACCGCTCTCATGTACAAGGTAACGGCTGGCAAGGTTGGTTGAAAAATGGTGAAATTTCTGGAACTCGTGGGCAATCGAAACGCCTAGAAGCTTTCCAAGTAAAATTAACTGGAAACATGGCCAAAAACTATACTGTTCAATATAGAGCACATGTTCAAAACAAAGGTTGGCAAAGTTGGGTTAAAGACGGAGCTACAGCTGGAACAACGGGAGAAAGCTTAAGAATAGAAGCGGTACAAATGCGACTAGTTGCAAAATAA
- a CDS encoding phosphoglucomutase, with product MNQSETKALEALQNGSDIRGIAIATEKYQITLTDERVEKIAYGFAKWLKEEKKVEGRAKVAIGHDSRLSAERLKTALIKGLTYAGIEIVDVGLATTPAMFMATQYEDYNCDAGIMITASHLPFMYNGLKLFTKSGGAEHEDIDYIVAHADKSFLDKNQHSGKVTNQDLLSTYAADLTDKIRAGITDAADKMRPLQGSHIIVDAGNGAGGFFAEKVLAELGADISGSQFLEPDGKFPNHIPNPDNEEAMASLKKAVLASGADLGVIFDTDVDRAAIMDKNGESLNRNPLIAVISSIILKEKPGTTIVTDSTTSGHLQAFIEAKGGKQHRFKRGYRNVINEALRLNENGTPSEIAIEVSGHAALKENYFLDDGAYLIAKILMTYATLRKNGQDLPDLIADLKEPAESEEIRLNITASDFKTYGKEVLADLLTFVEEDEEMELEPSNQEGVRVNTSGSLGEGWFLLRMSLHEPVMPMNLESDEAGGIQKVKDRLARFFADKVDLNM from the coding sequence ATGAATCAATCAGAAACGAAAGCGTTAGAAGCACTGCAAAACGGATCAGACATACGTGGAATCGCTATTGCTACGGAAAAATATCAGATTACGCTAACAGACGAACGTGTTGAAAAGATTGCTTATGGATTTGCGAAATGGCTTAAAGAAGAGAAAAAAGTCGAGGGTAGAGCGAAAGTGGCAATTGGCCATGATAGCCGACTTTCAGCGGAACGATTAAAAACAGCTCTTATAAAAGGACTTACTTATGCGGGTATTGAAATTGTTGATGTAGGACTTGCAACTACACCTGCTATGTTTATGGCAACTCAGTACGAAGATTATAACTGTGATGCCGGGATTATGATCACAGCGAGCCATTTACCTTTTATGTATAATGGACTTAAATTATTTACGAAATCTGGCGGAGCAGAACATGAAGATATTGATTATATTGTCGCTCACGCAGATAAATCTTTCTTAGATAAAAATCAACATTCAGGTAAAGTAACCAATCAAGATTTACTTTCTACATATGCGGCAGATTTAACGGATAAAATTAGAGCAGGTATAACAGATGCAGCGGATAAAATGAGGCCGCTCCAAGGAAGTCATATTATTGTTGATGCGGGAAATGGGGCAGGCGGATTTTTTGCTGAAAAAGTGTTGGCAGAGCTTGGCGCAGACATTTCTGGAAGTCAATTTTTAGAGCCAGATGGTAAATTTCCAAATCATATTCCAAACCCTGATAACGAGGAAGCAATGGCCAGCTTGAAAAAAGCGGTGCTTGCTAGTGGAGCCGATTTGGGCGTGATTTTTGATACAGATGTGGACCGCGCTGCAATTATGGATAAAAATGGTGAAAGTTTAAACCGTAACCCATTAATTGCTGTCATATCTAGCATTATTTTGAAAGAAAAACCAGGAACCACTATTGTGACAGACTCCACAACATCCGGTCATTTACAAGCATTTATCGAAGCAAAAGGTGGTAAACAACATCGCTTCAAACGTGGTTATCGTAATGTTATCAATGAAGCTTTGCGCTTAAATGAAAATGGAACGCCATCGGAAATTGCGATTGAAGTGAGTGGTCATGCAGCATTAAAAGAAAACTATTTCTTGGATGATGGCGCGTATTTGATTGCTAAAATTTTAATGACTTATGCTACATTACGTAAAAATGGTCAAGATTTGCCAGATTTAATAGCGGACTTAAAAGAACCGGCAGAAAGTGAAGAAATTCGTTTAAATATCACAGCATCCGATTTTAAAACATACGGAAAAGAAGTGTTAGCTGATCTTCTTACATTTGTAGAGGAAGATGAAGAGATGGAACTAGAGCCTTCTAACCAAGAAGGTGTTCGTGTAAATACAAGTGGTTCTCTTGGCGAAGGTTGGTTCCTACTTCGAATGAGCTTACACGAACCTGTCATGCCGATGAATTTAGAGAGTGATGAAGCAGGCGGCATTCAAAAAGTGAAAGATCGTTTAGCCAGATTTTTTGCGGATAAAGTAGATTTGAATATGTAA
- a CDS encoding putative RNA methyltransferase codes for MLSKMEMNKLAMQESVALLACPICGGELIFNEPHSFVCPKHHGFDVAKPGYLHLLKQAHKTKYDQALFESRKKVIASGFFEKIIERLTEIIADINKKEIVIYDAGCGEGSHLAHVVNALQEMGRNVRSVGLDIAKEGVKQAARDYPGIVWTVADLANCPNQAETADVILNILSPSNYQEFKRLLKTDGFLLKVVPEANYLRELREFIYVDEKSSYSNESVIARLAEKLTVEHVERVTYKAPIAKALFADFLEMTPLGWHIEADKKSELLANPPEELTVDLQIIIANRAHLL; via the coding sequence TTGTTATCAAAAATGGAGATGAATAAGTTAGCGATGCAAGAGAGTGTGGCGCTTCTTGCATGCCCGATTTGTGGCGGAGAACTCATTTTTAACGAGCCACATTCGTTTGTATGTCCAAAGCATCACGGGTTTGATGTTGCAAAACCAGGATACTTACATCTACTCAAACAAGCCCATAAGACAAAATATGATCAAGCATTATTTGAATCGCGTAAAAAAGTGATTGCGAGTGGCTTTTTTGAAAAGATAATCGAACGTTTGACTGAAATTATTGCAGATATAAATAAAAAAGAAATTGTTATATATGATGCAGGTTGTGGTGAGGGAAGTCATTTAGCTCATGTGGTAAATGCGCTTCAAGAAATGGGTCGTAATGTGCGTAGCGTTGGACTAGATATAGCAAAAGAAGGCGTCAAACAGGCTGCACGAGACTATCCAGGGATTGTATGGACAGTAGCTGATTTAGCCAATTGTCCAAACCAAGCAGAAACAGCAGATGTTATTTTAAATATTTTATCGCCTTCGAATTATCAGGAATTTAAACGGCTATTAAAAACAGACGGCTTTTTGTTAAAAGTAGTACCAGAAGCAAATTATTTACGAGAATTACGCGAATTTATTTATGTTGATGAAAAAAGTAGTTATTCGAATGAGTCAGTCATAGCTCGACTGGCAGAAAAATTAACAGTAGAACATGTTGAACGAGTGACCTATAAAGCACCCATTGCCAAAGCATTATTTGCAGATTTTCTTGAAATGACACCACTTGGTTGGCATATTGAAGCAGATAAAAAAAGCGAATTATTAGCCAACCCACCTGAAGAACTGACAGTAGACCTGCAAATCATTATTGCAAATAGAGCACATCTTTTGTAA
- a CDS encoding dihydrofolate reductase produces MIIFVWAQDRAGNIGKDNTMPWHLPGDLQFFKKTTTGKTLVMGRKTYESLGKALPNRKTIVLTRDKELQLDDAEILHSREEVLALTQTGEPIYVVGGAEIYRLFMDVADKLIVTKIDAEFDADTAFPEVDWENFSEIAKEPHEKDEKNKYNYTFYTYERN; encoded by the coding sequence ATGATTATTTTTGTTTGGGCACAAGACCGCGCCGGTAATATTGGAAAAGATAATACAATGCCGTGGCACTTGCCAGGAGATTTACAGTTTTTCAAAAAAACGACAACTGGAAAAACCCTTGTTATGGGTCGCAAAACATATGAATCACTAGGAAAAGCTTTGCCAAATCGAAAAACTATCGTATTAACTCGCGACAAAGAACTTCAACTAGATGATGCGGAAATCCTTCATTCTCGCGAGGAGGTTTTAGCGCTAACACAGACTGGCGAACCGATTTATGTCGTTGGCGGAGCGGAAATTTATCGTTTATTTATGGATGTAGCAGACAAGCTAATTGTGACAAAAATTGATGCCGAGTTCGATGCAGATACGGCTTTTCCAGAAGTTGATTGGGAAAATTTTTCGGAAATAGCAAAAGAACCTCATGAAAAAGATGAAAAAAACAAGTATAATTACACATTTTATACGTATGAAAGAAATTAG
- a CDS encoding thymidylate synthase, translating to MKQYLDLEKYVLENGTQKGDRTGTGTISTFGYQMRFDLQEGFPIMTTKRVPFKLVVSELLWFLHGDTNIRYLLQHNNNIWNEWAFERFVKSADYKGEDMTDFGLRAERDPAFKEVYQAEMEQFKTRILEDEGFANKYGELGNIYGKQWREWKTSQGETIDQLADVIEMIKTNPNSRRLIVSAWNPEDIPNMALPPCHSLFQFYVADGKLSCQLYQRSADIFLGVPFNIASYALLTHLIAREVGLDVGEFIHTMGDAHLYNNHIEQVKEQLSRTPHALPKLVLSDKPTTIFDFDVADISLDGYHPDPAIKAPISV from the coding sequence ATGAAACAATATTTGGATTTAGAAAAGTACGTTTTAGAGAATGGAACACAAAAAGGAGATCGCACTGGGACTGGAACAATCAGCACATTTGGTTATCAAATGCGTTTTGATTTGCAAGAGGGCTTTCCTATCATGACAACCAAACGTGTACCATTTAAACTTGTCGTAAGTGAGCTATTATGGTTTTTACATGGAGATACAAATATTCGCTACCTTTTACAGCATAACAATAATATTTGGAATGAATGGGCTTTTGAGCGTTTTGTGAAAAGTGCTGATTATAAAGGCGAAGATATGACTGATTTTGGCCTAAGAGCAGAACGTGATCCGGCGTTTAAAGAAGTGTATCAAGCGGAAATGGAACAGTTTAAAACGCGCATTTTAGAAGATGAAGGATTTGCGAATAAATACGGTGAATTAGGTAATATTTATGGAAAACAATGGCGCGAGTGGAAAACTTCTCAAGGAGAAACGATTGACCAGTTAGCAGATGTGATTGAAATGATTAAAACAAACCCAAATTCTCGCCGCTTAATTGTGTCTGCTTGGAATCCAGAAGATATTCCGAATATGGCTTTACCACCATGCCATTCCTTGTTCCAATTTTATGTAGCGGATGGGAAATTATCCTGCCAATTGTATCAGCGTAGTGCAGATATTTTTCTAGGGGTGCCATTTAATATTGCAAGTTATGCACTTCTGACACATCTTATTGCTCGAGAAGTGGGACTTGATGTGGGCGAATTCATTCATACAATGGGAGATGCACATCTTTATAATAATCATATTGAGCAAGTGAAAGAACAATTATCGAGAACACCGCATGCACTTCCAAAATTAGTGCTTTCAGATAAACCTACAACCATTTTTGATTTTGATGTAGCGGATATTTCCCTCGATGGTTATCATCCAGATCCAGCAATTAAAGCACCGATTTCAGTATAA